CATACATTTGGAGTAGGAGCTCATGGAAGTATGCCTGAACTAGGCAAAAATGCTGTAATGCAGACTTTTGACTTTTTAGGAACTATTGCAAAAGAATCTTGCCCTCTTGCAGACTATATAAATTTCTTTAATAAGTATGTTGGATTTGAAACAGAAGGTACTTCACTAAAAATAGCCTGTGAAGATCAACCATCAGGAAAATTATCATTAAATGTAGGAGTTGCTGAAATCAATGAAGAGACGGCAGATTTGTGGCTAGATATGAGATATCCTGTTACCAAGAAAGGTGAAGAGATCATGGATACCCTTTCTAAGAAATTTGCAGAGTGTGGTGCTAAAATAGAAAGAGTAGAATCTGATGAACCTCTTTATTTTGCAGAAGATAGTGAGTTAGTTAAAATTCTTCTTAAGGTTTATAATGATGAGACTGGTCAGAAGGGAAAGGCTTATGGAATAGGCGGAGGAACTTATGCTAAGGAACTTCCGAATATAATTGGATTTGGACCAATATTCCCTGGAAAACCAGACCTTGATCATCAGGCTAATGAATATATTGAAATTGGCGACCTAGTAATGAATGCTAAAATATATGCCCATGCAATATATGAACTTGCAAAATAATTCTATAGTTTATAAGATGAAATAGCACGAGTAATTCGTGCTATTTTTATGATATAGTACATGTTACTATTTAGAAATGGAGAAAAGTATGAATTTAACAATAATTACTGTAGGAAAATTGAAAGAAAAGTATTTAAAAGATGCAGTAGAGGAGTATTCAAAAAGGTTGTCTAGATACTGTAAAATCAATATAGTGGAAGTTCAAGATGAAAAGACTCCAGAAAATGCTTCTAAAAAAGATGAAGATATTATAAGGGAAAAAGAAGGAACAAGAATATCAAAGCACATAAGTGATAGTATGTATGTAGTAGCAATGGATTTAAAGGGAAACACTATGACTTCTGAACAGTTTTCTGATTTCATTGGAAATTTAGGACTTCAAGGCAGGAGTAATATTGCCTTTATAATAGGAGGTTCTCTAGGTATTTCCAGGGAAATTTTACAAAGGGCTGATTACAAGCTGTGTTTTTCCAAGATGACTTTTCCGCATCAGCTCTTTAGGGTAATGCTTTTGGAGCAGAT
The genomic region above belongs to Clostridium sp. AWRP and contains:
- the rlmH gene encoding 23S rRNA (pseudouridine(1915)-N(3))-methyltransferase RlmH, whose protein sequence is MNLTIITVGKLKEKYLKDAVEEYSKRLSRYCKINIVEVQDEKTPENASKKDEDIIREKEGTRISKHISDSMYVVAMDLKGNTMTSEQFSDFIGNLGLQGRSNIAFIIGGSLGISREILQRADYKLCFSKMTFPHQLFRVMLLEQIYRGFKIMKGEPYHK